The following coding sequences lie in one Niabella agricola genomic window:
- a CDS encoding LemA family protein gives MKGVTLIIVILLVILGFMGCNGYNGLVKEQESVNKAWNNVQSEYQKRNDLVGNLVETVKGAANFEKSTLTDVINARAKATSVQVNPENLTPEKLAEFQAAQGQMTSALGRLLVTVEAYPELKANQNFLQLQGQLEGIENDIRASRQTFNTAVNSYNVKVRSFPMNILGGIFGFHAKEGFKADPGAENAPKVKF, from the coding sequence ATGAAAGGAGTTACGTTAATCATTGTTATTCTGCTGGTCATCCTCGGCTTTATGGGATGCAATGGCTATAACGGCCTTGTAAAGGAGCAGGAAAGTGTAAATAAAGCCTGGAATAATGTACAGAGCGAGTATCAAAAGCGAAATGACCTGGTAGGTAACCTGGTGGAAACTGTGAAAGGTGCTGCGAATTTTGAGAAATCGACCCTCACCGACGTGATCAATGCCCGCGCAAAAGCTACATCGGTTCAGGTAAACCCCGAAAACCTTACGCCTGAGAAACTGGCGGAATTCCAGGCAGCGCAGGGGCAGATGACCAGTGCTTTGGGACGGCTGCTGGTTACGGTAGAAGCTTATCCCGAATTAAAAGCCAATCAGAACTTCTTACAATTGCAGGGACAACTGGAAGGCATCGAAAATGATATCCGGGCTTCCCGGCAAACGTTCAATACTGCCGTAAACAGCTATAATGTGAAGGTGCGTTCCTTCCCGATGAACATCTTGGGTGGTATCTTCGGATTTCATGCCAAGGAAGGATTTAAGGCAGATCCGGGTGCTGAAAATGCTCCTAAAGTAAAATTCTAA
- the truA gene encoding tRNA pseudouridine(38-40) synthase TruA has protein sequence MRYFLEVSYKGTRYSGFQIQQTGATIQGEIEKAFTIFFKTAPFFTGSSRTDSGVHAYQNFFHFDWDRDFDSKWIYNLNAILPADIVIKAVTRVTDGAHSRFDALSRSYQYTVYQFKNAFLTDTAYFYPYPLDLGLMNEAAVLLKSFKDFSSFSKTNTQVKTFNCNLMESQWLQEGSLYRYQVTANRFLRGMVRALVATMLRVGRGTLPMEDFEVIIKKATCGSAYFDAPAHGLVLTRVAYPGS, from the coding sequence ATGCGTTATTTTTTAGAAGTCTCCTATAAGGGAACCCGTTACAGTGGGTTTCAGATCCAGCAAACGGGTGCTACCATCCAGGGGGAGATCGAAAAGGCATTTACCATTTTTTTCAAAACAGCTCCGTTTTTTACCGGTTCTTCCCGCACGGACAGCGGGGTGCACGCATATCAGAATTTTTTTCATTTCGACTGGGACCGCGATTTTGATTCGAAATGGATTTACAATCTCAATGCGATCCTTCCTGCTGATATTGTAATTAAGGCGGTAACCCGCGTGACTGATGGGGCTCATAGCCGGTTTGATGCGTTGAGCCGTAGCTATCAGTATACCGTATACCAGTTTAAAAATGCCTTTCTAACAGACACTGCTTATTTTTATCCATATCCGTTAGACCTCGGTTTAATGAATGAGGCTGCCGTTTTATTAAAAAGCTTCAAAGACTTCAGCAGCTTTTCCAAGACCAATACGCAGGTCAAAACCTTCAATTGTAACCTGATGGAAAGCCAATGGTTACAGGAAGGGAGTCTATATCGGTACCAGGTAACAGCCAACCGGTTTTTGCGGGGAATGGTAAGGGCATTGGTGGCAACGATGCTGCGGGTAGGGCGCGGTACTTTGCCTATGGAAGACTTTGAGGTAATTATAAAAAAAGCAACATGCGGATCCGCGTATTTTGATGCACCGGCGCATGGGTTAGTTCTCACAAGGGTAGCATATCCCGGATCCTGA
- a CDS encoding TPM domain-containing protein: MKKLFLLYLVLASVVSFAQIESVIPNPPNPPRLVNDFTGRFLTPEQAQALERKLVAYDDSTSNQIAVVIVDDLKGYSRDDYAIALGRKWGVGGQKQFSNGVVVLVNAGPKDRGMFIATGYGLEGAITDLVADQIIQQIMIPDFKRGDNYRGLDEGTDALMQAAAGRFKAPEGYHERGKGIGFGTIVLVIIIVIVFVAFMSGGGNGGGGYVSRRGYRGGGGWIIPGGWSGGGGGGWSGGGGGGGFGGFGGGGFGGGGAGGSW; this comes from the coding sequence ATGAAGAAACTTTTCTTATTATACCTGGTACTGGCTTCGGTGGTTTCGTTCGCACAGATCGAATCCGTGATACCGAACCCGCCCAACCCGCCACGGCTGGTCAATGATTTTACCGGGCGATTCTTAACGCCTGAACAGGCACAGGCACTGGAGCGCAAACTGGTAGCCTACGACGACAGCACGTCTAACCAGATCGCCGTAGTGATCGTGGATGACCTGAAGGGATATTCACGAGATGATTATGCTATTGCCCTTGGGCGGAAATGGGGAGTAGGCGGGCAAAAGCAGTTCAGTAACGGGGTAGTAGTCCTGGTGAATGCCGGACCCAAAGACCGCGGAATGTTTATTGCAACCGGGTACGGACTGGAAGGCGCTATTACCGACCTGGTGGCAGACCAGATCATCCAGCAGATCATGATCCCAGATTTTAAGCGGGGGGATAACTACCGCGGACTGGATGAGGGCACTGATGCGCTGATGCAGGCTGCAGCGGGCCGGTTTAAAGCACCGGAAGGCTACCATGAACGGGGCAAGGGGATTGGCTTTGGAACGATTGTGCTTGTTATCATTATCGTAATTGTATTCGTGGCTTTTATGAGCGGGGGCGGAAATGGCGGCGGCGGCTATGTTTCACGCCGGGGATACCGGGGCGGCGGCGGCTGGATCATACCCGGCGGCTGGTCTGGAGGCGGTGGCGGCGGCTGGTCCGGTGGTGGTGGTGGTGGCGGATTCGGCGGCTTTGGCGGTGGTGGCTTTGGTGGCGGCGGTGCCGGTGGAAGCTGGTAG
- a CDS encoding ABC transporter ATP-binding protein, protein MGLKKFKRLFKYIGYYKGKIVLYISITIIASSLSVVSLGMLAPLMSLIFKVDGIGGQNILNKLPGGRYVGAELERLVNNGQQMHAVLLCCVLVIISVFLKNLLLYVSSLISVPVRSSIIIHLKNDLYAKVLGLPVGYFSEQKKGDIMSRMTNDANLVESSIVNTMEGLIKDPVMVISYLVAMVAISPSLSVFLLILLPATAFIIGRISRTLKKQSNAASLRVGDTLSILDETLTGIRIIKAFTAEKILNNRFVTLNNTLLGINKKMAARRDLASPLTELLGVVVLCVIIYFGANLILNGNALGPGDLISFIAIFAMMINPAKSLAASFFRVQEGAAAIERIEGLLTTPEKVEDTGTKKLETFDEGIEFRNVSFAYNETPILKNVSLFIPKGKTVALVGSSGAGKSTLADLVPRFHDVTSGEILFDGVNIKDYSLESIRKQIGIVSQEPILFNDTIRNNITLSDPDAPMSEVESAARIANAYRFIENKPEQFDTNIGDRGAKLSGGEKQRLTIARAVLKNPPILILDEATSSLDTESERLVQDAINNMMKNRTSLVIAHRLSTVRHADEIIVLNKGEIAERGSHTELMQIQGGIYKKLVDMQEMV, encoded by the coding sequence ATGGGTTTAAAAAAATTTAAGCGGCTTTTTAAATATATCGGGTATTATAAAGGAAAGATCGTCCTGTATATTTCGATTACGATCATTGCTTCCTCATTATCAGTGGTTTCTTTGGGGATGCTGGCACCGCTGATGTCGCTTATTTTTAAGGTAGACGGAATTGGAGGACAAAACATATTGAACAAGTTGCCCGGAGGGCGCTATGTTGGTGCAGAATTGGAAAGATTGGTCAACAATGGCCAGCAAATGCATGCGGTGCTGCTCTGTTGTGTGCTGGTGATCATTTCGGTTTTTCTGAAAAACCTGTTGTTGTATGTATCCTCGCTGATTTCGGTTCCGGTAAGGAGCTCCATCATCATTCACCTGAAAAATGACCTCTACGCCAAAGTGCTGGGCCTTCCGGTAGGCTATTTTTCCGAACAGAAGAAAGGGGATATTATGAGCCGGATGACCAATGATGCCAACCTGGTGGAAAGTTCCATTGTGAATACGATGGAAGGGTTGATTAAGGACCCGGTAATGGTAATCAGCTACCTGGTGGCAATGGTGGCCATTAGCCCCAGCCTCTCGGTATTTTTATTGATCCTGCTGCCTGCAACGGCCTTTATAATCGGCCGTATCAGTCGCACCCTTAAAAAACAAAGTAATGCGGCGTCACTGCGGGTGGGCGATACTCTCTCGATACTGGATGAAACGCTTACCGGCATTCGCATCATTAAGGCATTTACCGCTGAAAAAATACTCAACAACCGGTTTGTTACGCTCAACAATACCTTGCTGGGCATCAATAAAAAAATGGCCGCCCGCAGGGATCTGGCTTCTCCGTTGACGGAATTACTGGGCGTTGTAGTCTTATGCGTAATCATTTACTTCGGGGCCAATCTTATCCTGAACGGCAACGCCCTGGGGCCTGGTGACCTCATTTCCTTTATCGCAATTTTTGCTATGATGATCAACCCGGCCAAGTCCCTGGCTGCATCTTTTTTCAGGGTGCAGGAAGGTGCCGCCGCCATCGAACGCATTGAAGGATTGCTCACCACGCCGGAAAAGGTAGAGGACACTGGTACGAAAAAGCTGGAAACATTTGATGAAGGCATCGAATTTAGAAACGTGTCCTTCGCCTATAACGAAACGCCGATTCTAAAAAATGTCAGCCTGTTTATCCCTAAGGGGAAAACGGTAGCCCTGGTTGGTAGCAGTGGCGCCGGGAAAAGCACCCTGGCCGACCTGGTGCCTCGTTTTCATGATGTAACATCTGGCGAGATTCTTTTTGATGGGGTCAATATCAAGGACTACAGCCTGGAGTCGATCCGGAAACAAATTGGCATTGTAAGCCAGGAGCCGATCCTGTTTAATGATACCATTCGTAACAATATTACGCTTTCCGACCCTGATGCTCCGATGAGCGAAGTTGAAAGCGCTGCCCGGATAGCAAATGCCTACCGGTTTATTGAAAATAAGCCCGAACAATTTGATACCAATATCGGCGACAGGGGCGCAAAATTAAGCGGCGGGGAAAAGCAGCGGCTTACGATTGCCCGGGCGGTATTAAAAAACCCACCCATCCTGATCCTGGATGAAGCCACTTCTTCGCTCGACACCGAAAGTGAACGGCTGGTACAGGATGCGATCAATAATATGATGAAAAACCGTACTTCGCTGGTTATTGCGCACCGGTTGAGCACGGTGCGGCATGCGGATGAGATCATCGTATTGAATAAGGGTGAAATCGCCGAGCGGGGATCGCATACAGAGCTGATGCAAATCCAGGGAGGTATTTATAAAAAGTTGGTGGATATGCAGGAGATGGTGTAG
- a CDS encoding LemA family protein encodes MKKSGFIIIAVLAVIGIYFLVSYNSFVKKDEKVRQQWSEVQNTYQRRLDLTPNLVSTVKGIAGFEQSTLVAVAEARGRAQQGLGGEPTPENYNRQSALQDSLATASNRIIAVIERYPTLKGTEAYRGLQTQLEGNERRIKVARNDFNAAVAVYNSAVRSFPGNIAAGILGFKPREGFQAVAGADQNIAIKF; translated from the coding sequence ATGAAGAAATCCGGTTTCATCATAATTGCAGTGCTGGCGGTTATCGGCATCTATTTCCTGGTTTCGTACAATTCCTTTGTAAAAAAGGACGAAAAAGTGCGGCAGCAATGGAGCGAGGTGCAGAATACCTACCAGCGGCGCCTGGATCTTACGCCTAACCTGGTGAGTACTGTTAAAGGGATCGCCGGGTTTGAGCAGTCGACACTGGTAGCCGTGGCAGAAGCCCGTGGCCGCGCGCAGCAGGGATTGGGTGGGGAACCAACACCGGAAAACTATAACCGGCAGTCGGCCTTGCAGGATTCCCTGGCAACGGCCTCAAACCGGATCATTGCGGTTATTGAACGATACCCCACTTTGAAAGGAACAGAGGCGTACCGCGGGTTACAGACCCAGCTGGAAGGCAATGAACGCCGCATCAAGGTAGCGCGGAATGATTTTAACGCGGCCGTGGCGGTGTACAACAGTGCGGTAAGAAGTTTCCCGGGCAATATTGCCGCCGGTATCCTGGGTTTTAAACCCCGGGAAGGATTCCAGGCGGTTGCCGGTGCCGATCAAAACATAGCAATTAAATTCTGA
- a CDS encoding TPM domain-containing protein — MAFSLFNRNPREVLTSAEKEQIVEAIRQAESRTSGEIRVYIESHNKYVDPVDRAAEVFFKLKMDHTVDRNAVLLYVAVKDRQLAIFGDEGIYQRTGKAYWDDLVKKILGHFNQKHFATGISEYIHQIGEGLHHYFPFDRATDQNELPDDIVFGS; from the coding sequence GTGGCCTTTTCTCTATTTAACCGGAATCCTCGGGAAGTGCTGACCAGCGCTGAAAAGGAGCAGATCGTGGAGGCGATCCGCCAGGCGGAAAGCCGCACCAGTGGTGAGATACGGGTATATATCGAAAGTCATAACAAATATGTAGACCCAGTTGACCGTGCCGCAGAGGTGTTCTTTAAACTGAAAATGGACCATACGGTTGACCGGAATGCTGTATTGTTGTACGTGGCAGTGAAAGACCGGCAGCTGGCGATCTTTGGGGATGAAGGCATCTACCAGCGCACCGGCAAAGCGTATTGGGACGACCTCGTAAAAAAGATACTGGGTCATTTTAACCAGAAACATTTTGCCACCGGTATCAGCGAATACATCCACCAGATTGGTGAAGGGCTGCATCATTATTTTCCTTTTGACCGGGCTACCGACCAGAACGAGCTCCCGGATGATATCGTTTTTGGCAGTTAA
- a CDS encoding DUF4476 domain-containing protein, with protein MNKRLLLAIVFLLTGFVSFAQYSVQSKYFVYLQTEPAQPFYIKINGQRIDANSSGYLILPQLKDGDYRLVVGFQDNKSPEMTFRFKIDSKDKGYLIKNFGADGWSLFDLQSMDVQKPLTAEEAAALAKAEAPKPQPRRQEPRPQPKQEDKPVVKEEAPKQEPAATAAVQQTPPAQQQPAADNSNVSDFTKILSKAANDPSLLEPPKPEEKPVVKEEVPKQEPAETREPAQPAAAETAKTPKNNAVKAGKGAVVKLSQHSSGTGTVVVYEDRTGEKAEQIEITIPPSAEVPEEKAPEAAIKETTDQPASAAKSDQQFAVKEKPSIPQEPETRRKKEAPQTVSGNCKSVATEGDFLKLRRDMAGKENDDQMIEEARRAFKNKCYSTAQVKYISSMFLSNAGKYNFFEAARAHVSDPENFSALQSEIKDSFYKEKFNSLIK; from the coding sequence ATGAATAAGCGTTTATTACTGGCGATCGTCTTTCTGCTGACTGGCTTTGTTTCTTTCGCTCAATACTCGGTTCAATCCAAATATTTTGTTTATCTGCAAACCGAACCTGCGCAGCCTTTTTATATAAAAATCAATGGTCAGCGTATTGATGCCAACTCGTCGGGATACCTTATTCTGCCGCAGCTAAAGGATGGCGATTACCGGCTGGTGGTGGGATTCCAGGATAACAAGAGTCCTGAAATGACCTTCCGGTTTAAGATTGATTCAAAAGATAAAGGGTATCTGATAAAAAATTTCGGGGCAGATGGCTGGTCTTTATTCGATCTTCAGTCGATGGATGTACAGAAACCGCTGACAGCGGAAGAAGCAGCTGCCCTGGCAAAGGCAGAAGCACCCAAACCGCAACCGCGCCGCCAGGAACCCAGGCCTCAGCCCAAGCAGGAAGATAAGCCGGTGGTAAAAGAGGAAGCACCAAAGCAGGAACCCGCAGCCACCGCTGCAGTGCAACAAACACCGCCTGCGCAGCAACAACCCGCAGCCGATAATTCCAATGTAAGCGATTTTACAAAAATACTTTCAAAAGCCGCCAATGATCCTTCATTGCTGGAACCACCCAAACCCGAGGAAAAACCGGTAGTTAAGGAAGAGGTCCCGAAACAGGAACCTGCGGAAACCAGGGAACCTGCGCAGCCGGCAGCAGCCGAAACGGCCAAAACCCCGAAAAACAATGCTGTAAAAGCAGGAAAAGGAGCGGTGGTAAAATTGTCGCAGCATTCATCCGGAACAGGAACGGTAGTGGTTTATGAAGACCGCACGGGCGAAAAGGCAGAACAGATTGAAATTACCATACCGCCTTCTGCCGAAGTTCCTGAGGAAAAAGCACCCGAAGCTGCAATAAAGGAAACCACAGATCAACCCGCTTCCGCAGCAAAAAGTGATCAGCAATTTGCAGTAAAGGAAAAACCGTCGATTCCGCAGGAGCCCGAAACCAGGCGTAAAAAAGAGGCACCTCAAACGGTATCCGGCAACTGTAAGTCGGTGGCAACAGAAGGAGATTTTCTCAAACTGCGCAGGGATATGGCGGGTAAAGAAAATGACGACCAGATGATAGAAGAAGCCCGGCGGGCATTTAAGAACAAATGTTATTCTACGGCACAGGTAAAATACATTAGCAGTATGTTTTTGTCCAACGCAGGAAAATATAATTTCTTTGAAGCGGCACGCGCCCATGTTTCTGATCCCGAAAATTTCAGCGCGCTGCAGTCAGAGATCAAGGATAGCTTTTACAAAGAAAAGTTCAACAGTCTTATTAAATAG